From Streptomyces sp. NBC_00370, a single genomic window includes:
- a CDS encoding nucleotidyltransferase produces MTDDRTSDEATRQLLTRFLDAVRPVVAPVAVWAHGSLGGGDYQPGRSDLDLIAVVGRPCTEAEEARLRELHEGLVADSPLGGKLHCGYLAAEELADPSRTHLTWAQEELMRRPVTPVTRRELRQFGVVLAGVSPAGLLPAVSDEELAAFVVGDLAGFWRPVVDRPEVWVADVWVDLGLLTLARALVTLRDGELITKRRALDVLGELGAPAEVVADIRARRYGEPGPASEEWPARRAALTLAFLGPAIDRVVADYAIPVR; encoded by the coding sequence ATGACAGACGATCGGACGTCGGACGAAGCGACCAGGCAGCTGCTGACCCGTTTCCTGGACGCCGTGCGGCCCGTCGTGGCGCCTGTGGCCGTCTGGGCGCACGGGTCTCTTGGCGGGGGTGACTACCAGCCGGGGCGTAGCGATCTCGATCTGATCGCCGTCGTCGGGCGGCCCTGTACGGAGGCCGAAGAGGCGCGGCTGCGGGAGTTGCATGAGGGGCTGGTCGCGGACTCGCCGCTCGGGGGCAAGCTGCATTGCGGTTATCTGGCGGCCGAGGAGCTGGCCGACCCTTCGCGTACGCATCTCACCTGGGCGCAGGAGGAGTTGATGCGCCGGCCGGTCACGCCGGTGACCCGGCGCGAGCTGCGTCAGTTCGGGGTCGTGCTGGCCGGTGTGTCGCCCGCGGGGCTGCTGCCCGCCGTGAGCGACGAGGAGTTGGCGGCGTTCGTCGTCGGGGATCTGGCCGGTTTCTGGCGGCCCGTCGTGGACCGGCCCGAGGTGTGGGTGGCGGACGTGTGGGTGGATCTCGGTCTGCTGACGCTGGCGCGGGCGCTGGTCACGCTGCGGGACGGCGAGCTGATCACCAAGCGCCGGGCGCTGGACGTGCTCGGTGAGCTGGGTGCTCCCGCCGAGGTCGTGGCCGACATCAGGGCGCGCCGGTACGGCGAGCCGGGTCCCGCGTCGGAGGAGTGGCCGGCGCGCCGGGCCGCTCTCACGCTCGCCTTCCTCGGTCCGGCGATCGACCGGGTCGTGGCGGATTACGCCATCCCGGTCCGATAA
- a CDS encoding penicillin-binding transpeptidase domain-containing protein, with product MRSGAKAAVIGGAFIVVAGGVGWGAYNVLDGITGGGGDGGTSNVSSKNEVKSGPLSSDEVDKTAKDFLKGWAAGSEPTDVAQLTNNPADAATALDGYRAQAHVTKAVITPGKATGATVPFTVRATVSLGGKTKPWSYSSKLTVVRGLTTGRPLVDWLPTVIHPKLTKTSHLVTSEAPTPPIKAVDRNGKELTKAKYPSLGPILDALREKYGADAGGTSGVELQIQSDGDSVPGTTLLTLSKGKAGKLRTTLDANVQGAAERAVKEFGEASVAAVRPSTGDILAVANNRTDGFNAAMLGKQAPGSTMKIITAAMLMEKGLTGPGRPSPCPPTVMYEGRTFKNDGGFSIPNGTLTQAFARSCNTSFIKWIDDVKTNGRTDEGALKKEAEEVFGLGMDNWKTGVTSFDGSVPFASGGEAAAQYIGQGTVQMNVLNMASVAATAKNGTFRQPVVVPQSLDGRDLAHASRSLPGSVAQGLRDMMNVTATSGTGAQAMASLSGYKGAKTGSAEVDGQHNPNSWFVGFQEDCAAAAVVQAGGHGADAAGPVVAKVLAAD from the coding sequence ATGCGAAGCGGGGCGAAGGCTGCCGTCATCGGCGGGGCGTTCATCGTGGTGGCCGGCGGGGTCGGGTGGGGCGCGTACAACGTGCTCGACGGGATCACCGGCGGCGGGGGTGACGGCGGCACGTCGAACGTGTCGTCGAAGAACGAGGTGAAGAGCGGACCGCTCAGTTCCGACGAGGTCGACAAGACGGCGAAGGACTTCCTGAAGGGCTGGGCCGCCGGCTCGGAACCGACCGATGTGGCGCAGCTGACCAACAACCCGGCCGACGCGGCGACCGCGCTCGACGGGTACCGCGCCCAGGCCCATGTCACCAAGGCCGTGATCACCCCGGGCAAGGCGACCGGTGCGACCGTGCCGTTCACGGTGCGGGCGACAGTGTCGCTCGGCGGGAAGACCAAGCCCTGGTCGTACAGCTCGAAGCTGACCGTGGTGCGCGGGCTGACCACCGGACGCCCGCTGGTCGACTGGCTGCCGACCGTCATCCACCCGAAGCTGACGAAGACCAGCCATCTCGTCACCAGCGAGGCGCCGACCCCGCCGATCAAGGCGGTCGACCGCAACGGCAAGGAACTGACCAAGGCCAAGTACCCCTCGCTGGGGCCGATCCTGGACGCGCTGCGGGAGAAGTACGGCGCCGACGCGGGCGGTACGTCCGGTGTCGAGCTGCAGATCCAGAGCGACGGCGACAGCGTGCCGGGGACGACGCTGCTCACCCTCAGCAAGGGCAAGGCGGGCAAGCTGCGCACCACGCTCGACGCGAACGTGCAGGGCGCGGCCGAGCGCGCGGTGAAGGAGTTCGGCGAGGCGTCGGTCGCGGCCGTCAGACCGAGCACGGGCGACATACTCGCCGTCGCGAACAACCGTACGGACGGCTTCAACGCGGCCATGCTCGGCAAGCAGGCCCCCGGCTCCACGATGAAGATCATCACCGCCGCGATGCTGATGGAGAAGGGCCTGACCGGGCCCGGCCGTCCATCCCCGTGCCCGCCGACGGTGATGTACGAGGGCCGTACGTTCAAGAACGACGGCGGGTTCTCGATCCCGAACGGCACGCTGACGCAGGCGTTCGCGCGCTCCTGCAACACGTCCTTCATCAAGTGGATCGACGACGTGAAGACCAACGGCCGGACGGACGAAGGGGCGTTGAAGAAGGAGGCCGAAGAGGTCTTCGGGCTCGGCATGGACAACTGGAAGACGGGCGTGACGTCCTTCGACGGCAGTGTGCCGTTCGCCTCCGGCGGTGAGGCCGCCGCGCAGTACATCGGCCAGGGCACCGTCCAGATGAACGTGCTCAACATGGCGTCCGTCGCCGCCACCGCCAAGAACGGCACGTTCCGGCAGCCCGTCGTCGTCCCGCAGTCGCTGGACGGCCGCGACCTGGCCCACGCCTCGCGTTCGCTGCCGGGCTCGGTGGCGCAGGGGCTGCGCGACATGATGAACGTCACAGCGACGAGCGGTACGGGGGCACAGGCGATGGCCTCGCTCAGCGGCTACAAGGGCGCGAAGACCGGCTCCGCCGAGGTCGACGGCCAGCACAACCCGAACAGTTGGTTCGTCGGGTTCCAGGAGGACTGCGCCGCTGCGGCCGTGGTCCAGGCCGGCGGACACGGCGCCGACGCGGCGGGGCCGGTCGTCGCCAAGGTGCTCGCGGCGGACTAG
- a CDS encoding YbaK/EbsC family protein produces MTLSDSAASPRFTEALRELGLEAVGAQVRRFPDATRTAVEAAAAVGCELGEIVKSLIFTADGEPVLVLVDGASRVDVERVRQELGATSVKRAGAELVRETTGYAIGGVPPFGHRTKTRVLADRGLLDHDVVWAAAGTPHTVFPLDPASLVAHAGGTVVDVRERAA; encoded by the coding sequence ATGACCCTTTCTGACAGTGCCGCCAGTCCCCGCTTCACCGAAGCCCTGCGTGAACTCGGCCTCGAAGCGGTGGGTGCGCAGGTCCGCCGCTTCCCCGACGCGACCCGTACGGCGGTGGAAGCGGCCGCGGCCGTCGGCTGTGAGCTGGGCGAGATCGTCAAGTCGCTGATCTTCACGGCGGACGGCGAGCCGGTACTGGTGCTGGTGGACGGCGCTTCGCGCGTCGATGTCGAGCGCGTACGGCAGGAGTTGGGCGCCACGTCCGTCAAGCGGGCCGGCGCCGAGCTGGTCCGGGAGACCACCGGCTACGCGATCGGCGGCGTGCCGCCCTTCGGGCACCGTACGAAGACCCGGGTCCTCGCCGACCGGGGGCTGCTCGACCACGACGTGGTGTGGGCGGCGGCGGGCACCCCGCACACCGTGTTCCCGCTCGACCCCGCGTCCCTCGTCGCCCATGCCGGCGGCACGGTGGTGGATGTGCGCGAGCGCGCCGCGTGA
- a CDS encoding DMT family transporter produces the protein MTPLIVSAVLVAALTHASWNAIAHTIKDQLVAFTLISGAAALISVVLALFTPIPRAEAWPYLIGSAVLHVAYQVLLMRSFSLGDFGQMYPIARGTAPLAVTVLAAVFVGESLDGWQAAGVAVSSAGLLGVALWGMKGAKTKPQWPALLAAVATGLSIASYTVVDGVGVRNSGTSLGYIAWLMILEGVLIPAYALYTRRGALPAQLRPHAALGVLGAVLSLVAYGLVLWAQTRAALAPISALRESSIIVGAAIGAIFFKERFGAPRIAAAGLMVVGIGLMLHSS, from the coding sequence GTGACCCCGCTGATCGTCTCGGCCGTCCTGGTCGCGGCCCTCACCCACGCCTCGTGGAACGCCATCGCCCACACGATCAAGGACCAGTTGGTCGCTTTCACGCTCATCTCCGGTGCGGCGGCGCTGATTTCGGTGGTGCTGGCGCTCTTCACGCCGATACCGCGCGCCGAGGCGTGGCCGTATCTGATCGGGTCGGCGGTGCTGCATGTCGCCTACCAGGTGCTGCTGATGCGGTCGTTCAGCCTCGGCGACTTCGGCCAGATGTACCCGATCGCGCGCGGCACCGCGCCACTGGCCGTCACCGTGCTCGCCGCCGTCTTCGTCGGTGAGTCGCTGGACGGCTGGCAGGCGGCGGGCGTCGCGGTCTCGTCGGCCGGGCTCCTCGGCGTCGCGCTGTGGGGCATGAAGGGCGCGAAGACCAAGCCGCAGTGGCCGGCGCTGCTGGCCGCCGTCGCGACGGGCCTGTCGATCGCGTCGTACACCGTCGTGGACGGTGTCGGCGTACGCAACTCCGGCACATCGCTCGGCTACATCGCCTGGCTGATGATCCTGGAGGGCGTGCTGATCCCGGCCTACGCGCTGTACACCAGGCGCGGCGCCCTGCCGGCCCAACTGCGCCCGCACGCGGCCCTCGGGGTGCTCGGCGCCGTGCTGTCGCTCGTGGCGTACGGGCTGGTCCTGTGGGCCCAGACGCGCGCGGCGCTGGCGCCGATCTCGGCCCTGCGCGAGTCGTCGATCATCGTGGGCGCGGCGATAGGCGCGATCTTCTTCAAGGAACGCTTCGGCGCCCCGCGCATCGCCGCCGCCGGGCTGATGGTGGTGGGCATCGGGCTGATGCTGCACAGCAGTTGA
- a CDS encoding alpha-amylase family glycosyl hydrolase translates to MHWSEHAIWWHVYPLGFTGAESEALEPSAPAVPRLARLSGWLEYLRGLGCNGLALGPVFASETHGYDTVDHLRVDSRLGTEDDLRRLVDEASAQGVRVLLDGVFNHVGRGHPAFADVLAHGDASPYASWFHREPDGKYRTFEGHHQLVALNHDEPAVADYVTEAMTYWLERGIAGWRLDAAYQVPVAFWRTVTDRVRARFPEAWLVGEVIHGDYAGFVKAGGLDSVTQYELWKALWSSLNDRNFYELSWSLDRHNALLETFAPQTFLGNHDVTRIASKLTDPRHLEHALVLLFTLGGVPSVYAGDEQAFQGVKEDRAGGDDAVRPAFPDDPAELAPYGAPVYRLHQLLIGLRRRHPWLVRARTSVTELSNTSLAYTVTDGPADGAADGARTLAVALNLADEPADLSLPSGAWQQLAGSGSVRADGVGLPGAGWIVVGTEPG, encoded by the coding sequence ATGCACTGGTCCGAACACGCCATCTGGTGGCACGTCTACCCCCTCGGCTTCACCGGCGCCGAGAGCGAGGCGCTGGAGCCGTCCGCACCGGCCGTCCCCCGGCTCGCGCGACTGTCCGGGTGGCTGGAGTACCTGCGCGGTCTCGGCTGCAACGGACTCGCCCTCGGGCCGGTGTTCGCTTCCGAGACGCACGGCTACGACACCGTCGACCATCTGCGCGTCGACAGCAGGCTCGGCACCGAGGACGATCTGCGGCGGCTCGTGGACGAGGCGTCGGCGCAGGGCGTACGGGTGCTGCTCGACGGGGTGTTCAACCACGTCGGACGCGGCCACCCCGCCTTCGCGGACGTGCTCGCGCACGGCGACGCCTCGCCGTACGCTTCCTGGTTCCACCGGGAGCCCGACGGGAAGTACCGCACCTTCGAGGGCCATCACCAGCTGGTCGCGCTCAACCACGACGAGCCCGCCGTCGCCGACTACGTCACCGAGGCGATGACGTACTGGCTGGAGCGCGGGATCGCCGGGTGGCGGCTGGACGCCGCGTACCAGGTACCGGTGGCGTTCTGGCGGACGGTGACCGACCGGGTGCGGGCGAGGTTCCCGGAGGCGTGGCTGGTCGGCGAGGTCATCCACGGCGACTACGCCGGTTTCGTGAAGGCCGGCGGGCTGGACTCCGTCACCCAGTACGAGCTGTGGAAGGCGCTCTGGAGTTCGCTCAACGACCGGAACTTCTACGAGCTTTCCTGGTCGCTCGACCGGCACAACGCGCTGCTGGAGACGTTCGCGCCGCAGACCTTCCTCGGCAACCACGACGTGACCCGGATCGCCAGCAAGCTGACCGATCCGCGCCATCTGGAGCACGCGCTGGTGCTGCTGTTCACGCTCGGCGGTGTGCCGTCCGTCTACGCGGGCGACGAGCAGGCGTTCCAGGGCGTCAAGGAGGACCGCGCGGGCGGCGACGACGCCGTACGGCCCGCGTTCCCCGACGACCCCGCCGAACTCGCCCCGTACGGCGCGCCGGTGTACCGGCTGCACCAGCTGCTGATCGGGCTGCGCAGGCGCCATCCGTGGCTGGTGCGGGCGCGTACGTCGGTGACCGAGCTGAGCAACACGAGCTTGGCGTACACCGTGACCGACGGCCCCGCCGACGGAGCGGCCGACGGAGCGCGGACGCTCGCCGTCGCGCTCAACCTCGCCGACGAGCCCGCCGACCTGTCGCTGCCGTCCGGCGCCTGGCAGCAGCTCGCCGGCAGCGGTTCGGTGCGCGCTGACGGGGTGGGGCTGCCGGGCGCCGGCTGGATCGTCGTCGGTACCGAGCCCGGCTGA
- a CDS encoding SDR family NAD(P)-dependent oxidoreductase, producing the protein MSATRRFDGYGVLITGAGQGIGAATARRLADEGARVLVTDLDAERAEKTAATIPGALGLGCDVADRAAVEAAVAYAVEQFGVLDVLVNNAYSCGMDAPLFEDEPDEVWQRDIDITLTGAYRCARAALPHLVASGRGAIVSIGSVNGEQDFGNHAYSAAKAGLASLTRTLAGHAAARGVRVNLVAPGTIGTDAWADRGDALALAVPHYPMGRVGKPEDIAAAVAFLASSDASWITGVTLPVDGGILSAHLGLRRDLAGGE; encoded by the coding sequence ATGAGCGCAACGAGGCGGTTCGACGGATATGGCGTACTGATCACCGGAGCCGGCCAGGGCATCGGCGCGGCCACGGCCCGCCGGCTGGCCGACGAGGGCGCCCGGGTGCTGGTCACCGACCTGGACGCGGAGCGCGCCGAGAAGACGGCGGCGACCATCCCCGGCGCGCTGGGGCTCGGCTGCGACGTGGCGGACCGGGCGGCGGTCGAGGCGGCGGTGGCGTACGCGGTCGAGCAGTTCGGGGTGCTCGACGTGCTCGTGAACAACGCGTACTCGTGCGGGATGGACGCACCGCTCTTCGAGGACGAGCCGGACGAGGTCTGGCAGCGGGACATCGACATCACCCTGACCGGCGCCTACCGCTGCGCGCGTGCGGCGCTGCCGCATCTCGTGGCGTCGGGGCGCGGCGCGATCGTCTCGATCGGCTCGGTCAACGGCGAGCAGGACTTCGGCAACCACGCGTACAGCGCGGCCAAGGCGGGTCTGGCGAGCCTGACCCGTACGCTGGCCGGCCACGCGGCGGCGCGGGGCGTACGGGTCAATCTCGTGGCGCCCGGCACGATCGGCACGGACGCCTGGGCGGACCGCGGCGACGCGCTGGCGCTGGCGGTCCCGCACTACCCGATGGGCCGGGTGGGGAAGCCCGAGGACATCGCGGCTGCCGTGGCGTTCCTGGCGTCGTCGGACGCGTCATGGATCACGGGCGTGACGCTGCCGGTGGACGGCGGGATCCTGTCGGCGCACCTGGGGCTGCGCCGGGACCTGGCGGGCGGGGAGTAG
- a CDS encoding serine hydrolase domain-containing protein — translation MDVQGTVEAGFEPVRDAFVRNFEQLGDHGAAVAVYRDGRKVVDLWGGTRDVDGPEPWALDTAQVVRSATKGVAAAVPLLLHQRGHIDLDAPVGTYWPEFKAAGKERVLVRHLLSHRAGLPVLDRPLTPAEAVDGVSGPRALAAQRPAWEPGTDHGYHAHTYSWLIAELVSRVTGRSVGRWVAEEIARPLGLDFWLGLPADEAHRVGRIGPVQEPPPVGGALRLRAKRSVTAAYDDPDSLTRRAFGVIDPLPDENAPAYRAAELPASGGIATARALARCYAAMIGPVDGHRLFAPATVTLARTEESAGPDRVLVVATRFGLGFMLHGPAAPLLGPSSFGHPGRGGSLGFADPDSGIAFGYVTNGMRKGVTADPRAQALVRAVRSAA, via the coding sequence GTGGACGTCCAGGGCACGGTGGAGGCCGGCTTCGAGCCGGTCAGGGATGCCTTCGTACGGAACTTCGAGCAACTCGGCGACCACGGCGCCGCTGTCGCCGTCTACCGCGACGGGCGCAAGGTCGTCGACCTGTGGGGCGGCACGCGCGACGTGGACGGCCCCGAGCCCTGGGCGCTGGACACCGCGCAGGTCGTACGGTCGGCGACGAAGGGCGTCGCGGCCGCCGTACCGCTGCTGCTGCACCAGCGCGGCCACATCGATCTGGACGCGCCCGTCGGCACGTACTGGCCGGAGTTCAAGGCCGCGGGCAAGGAGCGCGTGCTCGTCCGGCACCTGCTCTCGCACCGCGCCGGACTGCCCGTGCTCGACCGGCCGTTGACTCCGGCCGAGGCGGTCGACGGGGTGTCCGGCCCCAGGGCGCTGGCGGCGCAGCGGCCCGCGTGGGAGCCGGGCACCGACCACGGCTACCACGCGCACACCTACAGCTGGCTGATCGCCGAACTGGTCTCCCGGGTCACCGGGCGCAGTGTCGGCCGGTGGGTCGCCGAGGAGATCGCCCGGCCGCTCGGCCTCGACTTCTGGCTCGGACTGCCCGCCGACGAGGCACACCGGGTGGGCCGGATCGGCCCCGTACAGGAACCGCCCCCGGTGGGCGGCGCGCTGCGGCTGCGGGCCAAGCGCTCGGTCACCGCCGCGTACGACGACCCCGACTCGCTGACCCGGCGCGCCTTCGGCGTGATCGACCCGCTGCCCGACGAGAACGCGCCCGCGTACCGCGCGGCCGAACTCCCCGCGTCCGGCGGTATCGCGACGGCGCGCGCCCTGGCCCGCTGCTACGCGGCGATGATCGGACCGGTCGACGGACACCGGCTGTTCGCGCCCGCCACCGTCACCCTCGCCAGGACCGAGGAGTCGGCGGGACCCGACCGGGTCCTCGTCGTCGCCACCCGCTTCGGCCTCGGTTTCATGCTGCACGGGCCCGCAGCCCCGCTGCTCGGCCCGTCGTCCTTCGGGCACCCGGGGCGCGGCGGTTCGCTGGGCTTCGCCGACCCCGATTCCGGCATCGCGTTCGGCTATGTCACCAACGGCATGCGCAAGGGCGTCACGGCAGATCCGCGCGCACAGGCTCTGGTGCGGGCGGTGCGGTCGGCGGCATGA
- a CDS encoding energy-coupling factor ABC transporter ATP-binding protein encodes MDPVTTAPTGLDTAAAPAPPSLDVRGLAYAYPDGHQALFGVDLTIARGERVAVLGPNGAGKTTLVLHLNGILTAGAGSVTVAGLPVGKQHLAEIRRRVGIVFQDPDDQLFMPTVREDVAFGPAAAGLRGEALEVRVVTALTQVGMEQYADRPPHHLSFGQRRRVAVATVLAMEPEILVLDEPSSNLDPASRRELADILRTLDVTVLMVTHDLPYALELCPRAVILSDGVIAADGPTQRLLGDAELMGAHRLELPFGFDPRSVSLGDVAP; translated from the coding sequence CTGGACCCTGTGACCACCGCTCCGACCGGCCTCGACACGGCCGCCGCACCTGCGCCGCCCTCCCTCGACGTGCGCGGCCTCGCCTACGCGTACCCCGACGGCCACCAGGCCCTCTTCGGCGTCGACCTGACCATCGCGCGCGGCGAGCGCGTCGCCGTACTCGGCCCCAACGGCGCGGGCAAGACCACGCTCGTGCTGCATCTGAACGGCATCCTCACGGCCGGCGCCGGATCGGTGACCGTCGCAGGGCTGCCCGTCGGCAAGCAGCATCTCGCCGAGATCAGGCGGCGGGTGGGCATCGTCTTCCAGGACCCCGACGACCAGCTGTTCATGCCGACGGTCCGCGAGGACGTGGCGTTCGGCCCGGCCGCCGCCGGGCTGCGCGGCGAGGCGCTGGAGGTGCGGGTGGTGACGGCGCTCACCCAGGTCGGCATGGAGCAGTACGCCGACCGGCCGCCGCACCACCTGTCGTTCGGGCAGCGCCGCCGGGTCGCCGTCGCGACCGTCCTCGCGATGGAGCCCGAGATCCTCGTCCTGGACGAGCCGTCGTCTAACCTGGACCCGGCCTCCCGGCGCGAACTGGCCGACATCCTGCGGACCTTGGACGTCACGGTCCTGATGGTCACGCACGACCTGCCGTACGCCCTCGAACTCTGCCCGCGCGCCGTCATCCTCAGCGACGGCGTCATCGCCGCCGACGGGCCCACGCAGCGGCTGCTCGGCGACGCGGAACTGATGGGCGCGCACCGCCTTGAACTGCCTTTCGGATTCGACCCGCGTTCGGTCTCCCTCGGTGACGTAGCACCATAG
- the cbiQ gene encoding cobalt ECF transporter T component CbiQ, which produces MGAGHAHKLYRHGHSPVHALPPHCKLAAVFCFVLVVVSTPREAVWAFALYALLLGAVASAARIPAGFLLRRLLIEIPFVAFALLMPFVVPGEQVHVAGLSLSQPGLWDAWNVLAKGTLGVAASVILASTTELRSLLLGLQRLKLPPMLVQIASFMIRYGDVITDEMRRMSIARRSRGFEARGVRQWGVLAKSAGALFIRSYERGERVHLAMVSRGYTGTMPVIDEVTASRAQWAHAAALPVTAAAVCLLGWTL; this is translated from the coding sequence ATGGGCGCCGGACACGCGCACAAGCTCTACCGGCACGGCCACTCGCCGGTCCACGCGCTGCCGCCGCACTGCAAACTCGCCGCCGTCTTCTGCTTCGTCCTCGTCGTGGTCTCCACCCCGCGCGAGGCGGTCTGGGCGTTCGCGCTGTACGCGCTGCTGCTCGGCGCCGTCGCCTCCGCCGCCCGGATCCCGGCCGGGTTCCTGCTGCGCAGGCTGCTCATCGAGATCCCGTTCGTGGCCTTCGCGCTGCTCATGCCCTTCGTCGTCCCCGGCGAGCAAGTCCACGTCGCCGGGCTCTCGTTGAGCCAGCCGGGACTGTGGGACGCCTGGAACGTACTCGCCAAGGGCACGCTGGGCGTGGCCGCTTCGGTGATCCTGGCGTCCACGACCGAACTGCGCTCGCTGCTCCTCGGGTTGCAGCGGCTCAAGCTGCCGCCCATGCTCGTGCAGATCGCCTCCTTCATGATCCGCTACGGGGACGTGATCACCGACGAGATGCGCCGGATGTCCATCGCCCGCCGCTCACGCGGCTTCGAGGCGCGCGGGGTACGGCAGTGGGGCGTCCTCGCCAAGTCGGCGGGCGCCCTGTTCATCCGCTCCTACGAGCGCGGCGAGCGCGTCCATCTCGCCATGGTCAGCCGGGGCTACACCGGCACCATGCCCGTCATCGACGAAGTGACCGCGTCCCGCGCCCAGTGGGCGCACGCCGCCGCGCTCCCGGTGACGGCCGCCGCCGTCTGTCTGCTTGGCTGGACCCTGTGA
- a CDS encoding energy-coupling factor ABC transporter permease translates to MHVPDGFIDVPVSAATGVIAAAAVAVSLRGARRELNERTAPLAGLVAAFIFAVQMLNFPVAAGTSGHLLGGALAAILVGPYTGVLCVSVVLLMQGILFADGGLTALGVNITDMALTTTVVSYLVFRALVRLLPRTRRSVTVSAFVAALLSVPAAALVFTLIYEIGGTTDIPIGDVLTAMVGVHVLIGIGEAAITALTVGAVIAVRPDLVYGARGLSAPLKLRVGGQLVDAAPEQPAPAAVPAAARSTRGVWAAGIVAALVLAGFVSFYASSSPDGLEKVAADKGIDKKTEEHASADSPLADYGVKDISDARISGGLAGVIGVGATVVVGSGVFWAVRRRREGTDSTNSTGSVTAGGSA, encoded by the coding sequence ATGCATGTGCCCGACGGATTCATCGACGTACCCGTGTCCGCCGCCACCGGCGTCATCGCGGCCGCCGCGGTCGCCGTCAGCCTGCGCGGCGCGCGCCGCGAGCTGAACGAGCGCACCGCGCCCCTGGCGGGCCTGGTCGCCGCCTTCATCTTCGCCGTCCAGATGCTCAACTTCCCGGTCGCCGCCGGGACCAGCGGACATCTGCTGGGCGGCGCGCTCGCCGCGATCCTCGTCGGCCCGTACACCGGTGTGCTGTGCGTCTCCGTCGTCCTGCTGATGCAGGGCATCCTCTTCGCCGACGGCGGTCTGACCGCGCTCGGCGTGAACATCACCGATATGGCGCTGACGACGACCGTCGTCTCGTACCTGGTCTTCCGCGCGCTGGTTCGCCTGCTGCCCCGGACCCGCAGGTCGGTGACGGTCTCCGCCTTCGTCGCCGCGCTGCTGTCCGTGCCGGCGGCGGCGCTCGTCTTCACCCTGATCTACGAGATCGGCGGGACGACCGACATCCCGATCGGTGACGTCCTGACGGCGATGGTCGGTGTGCACGTCCTCATCGGGATCGGCGAGGCCGCGATCACCGCGCTGACCGTCGGCGCCGTCATCGCCGTACGCCCCGACCTGGTGTACGGGGCGCGCGGGCTGTCCGCGCCGCTGAAGCTGCGGGTCGGCGGGCAGCTGGTCGACGCGGCGCCCGAGCAGCCGGCCCCCGCCGCCGTTCCGGCGGCCGCCCGCTCCACGCGCGGCGTCTGGGCGGCCGGCATCGTCGCCGCGCTGGTGCTGGCCGGGTTCGTCTCCTTCTACGCGTCGTCCAGCCCGGACGGCCTGGAGAAGGTCGCCGCTGACAAGGGCATCGACAAGAAGACCGAGGAGCACGCGTCCGCCGACTCCCCGCTCGCCGACTACGGCGTCAAGGACATCTCCGACGCCCGGATCTCCGGCGGCCTCGCCGGGGTGATCGGGGTCGGCGCCACCGTCGTCGTCGGCAGCGGCGTCTTCTGGGCGGTGCGCAGGCGCCGTGAGGGCACAGACTCCACCAACTCGACCGGCTCGGTCACGGCCGGCGGGAGCGCCTGA
- a CDS encoding SsgA family sporulation/cell division regulator has protein sequence MSPAVEQPVTARLISDAPHHKTVAVTLRYDSDDPLAVRVVFPPEVSLDDDEVVWTFARDLLSGGLRAPSGDGDVRVWPCGRVQTVLELHAPEGVAVVQFDTAPLRRFLQASYAAVPAGQEQEELEIERHIGNLLL, from the coding sequence ATGTCACCCGCCGTCGAACAGCCCGTCACCGCCCGACTGATATCGGACGCGCCGCACCACAAGACCGTCGCCGTCACCCTGCGCTACGACAGCGACGACCCGCTCGCCGTGCGGGTCGTCTTCCCGCCCGAGGTGTCCCTGGACGACGACGAGGTGGTCTGGACGTTCGCCCGTGACCTGCTCAGCGGCGGACTGCGCGCGCCGTCGGGCGACGGCGACGTACGGGTGTGGCCGTGCGGCCGGGTGCAGACCGTGCTGGAGTTGCACGCGCCGGAGGGGGTGGCGGTGGTGCAGTTCGACACGGCGCCGCTGCGGCGCTTCCTCCAGGCCTCGTACGCGGCGGTCCCGGCCGGCCAGGAGCAGGAGGAGCTGGAGATCGAGCGGCACATAGGAAACCTGCTTCTCTGA